The following proteins are encoded in a genomic region of Candidatus Neomarinimicrobiota bacterium:
- the dnaX gene encoding DNA polymerase III subunit gamma/tau, whose amino-acid sequence MSYQVLSRKWRPQVFEELIGQAHVVKTLQNALKRGRVAHAYIFTGPRGVGKTTTARILAKALNCPNSDGMNPCNRCQVCAEITRGGNLDVLEIDGASNRRIDEIRELREAAKYPPSGGKHRIYIIDEVHMLTIPAFNALLKTLEEPPPQLVFILATTDPQKVPQTILSRTQRFDFRRVPAADIATLLMKILDDEKISYDENALVLLARKAEGSVRDSLSLLDQVIAYESGKIDEAAVVAVLGLVEDAFFAGLLDSIGRHDAQAVLSKVAELFDGGYDLKEVAQGFNQFLRDGILQLETGDPRLASKGVPVALPEGMETADLLGMLDIGLETEAKLRYAQQPRILMEHQFLKMTALDRVVSIREVLEGLGGLPPGQEAAVPPTGSKRTGQSSPAEREPSTGAQPQSNPPEASIKRSFSRQGSQVAGAAGAQRRTSETGDDAEAIPPDGLAQLRELWKQIVDEVATRSQGTAATLEGSELASLEGRNLTVNLPASKALQLKILMDKRELVESIVQAHSGWKIRLLPIIPETRPQEAHSKEASSRDQAMLDELIDTFKGEEY is encoded by the coding sequence ATGAGTTATCAGGTCCTGTCCCGAAAATGGCGTCCCCAGGTGTTCGAAGAGCTTATCGGCCAGGCGCACGTGGTCAAAACGCTGCAAAACGCCCTGAAACGGGGACGTGTGGCCCACGCCTACATTTTCACCGGTCCCCGGGGCGTGGGGAAGACCACCACAGCCCGTATTCTGGCCAAGGCCCTCAACTGCCCCAACTCGGATGGAATGAACCCGTGTAACCGGTGCCAGGTATGCGCTGAGATTACCAGGGGGGGCAATCTGGATGTCCTGGAGATTGACGGCGCTTCCAATCGCCGGATCGATGAGATTCGCGAACTGCGGGAGGCCGCGAAGTATCCCCCATCGGGTGGGAAGCACCGCATCTATATCATTGATGAGGTCCACATGCTGACCATCCCGGCCTTCAACGCTCTGCTCAAGACCCTGGAGGAGCCACCTCCGCAGCTGGTGTTTATTCTGGCCACCACCGATCCCCAAAAGGTACCCCAAACCATCCTGAGCAGAACGCAGCGCTTCGATTTTCGCCGGGTGCCTGCCGCCGATATTGCTACCCTTTTGATGAAGATTCTGGACGACGAAAAGATTTCCTACGACGAAAATGCCCTGGTTCTTCTGGCCCGCAAGGCCGAGGGCAGCGTCAGGGACAGCCTCAGCCTCCTGGACCAGGTGATCGCCTACGAATCGGGCAAGATTGACGAGGCCGCTGTCGTGGCGGTGCTGGGTCTGGTGGAGGACGCTTTTTTTGCCGGTCTTCTGGACAGCATCGGCAGACATGATGCTCAGGCAGTTCTTTCAAAAGTGGCTGAACTCTTTGATGGCGGCTATGATCTCAAGGAAGTAGCCCAGGGCTTTAACCAGTTTCTGCGGGATGGAATCCTCCAGTTGGAGACGGGCGACCCCCGCCTGGCCTCCAAGGGTGTGCCAGTCGCCTTACCTGAGGGCATGGAGACCGCTGATCTTCTGGGCATGCTGGACATTGGTCTGGAGACCGAGGCAAAATTGCGCTACGCCCAGCAACCGCGCATCCTCATGGAGCACCAGTTTCTCAAGATGACCGCCTTGGACCGGGTGGTCTCCATACGGGAGGTCCTGGAAGGCCTCGGGGGCCTGCCTCCCGGCCAGGAGGCCGCCGTCCCGCCCACCGGCAGTAAAAGAACCGGCCAGTCCAGTCCCGCCGAGAGGGAACCTTCCACGGGGGCGCAACCACAATCGAACCCGCCCGAGGCCTCCATCAAGCGGTCATTCAGCCGGCAGGGGTCGCAAGTCGCCGGCGCCGCGGGTGCCCAGCGTCGGACCTCTGAAACGGGCGACGACGCGGAAGCCATTCCGCCCGATGGATTGGCGCAGCTCAGGGAGCTGTGGAAGCAGATCGTCGATGAAGTAGCGACGCGCAGCCAGGGGACGGCGGCAACGCTGGAAGGTTCCGAGCTCGCCTCCCTTGAGGGGCGCAACCTCACGGTAAATTTGCCGGCCAGCAAGGCGCTGCAACTAAAAATCTTGATGGACAAGCGCGAGTTGGTGGAGTCCATTGTGCAAGCGCATTCCGGTTGGAAAATCCGGCTATTGCCGATCATACCGGAAACTCGACCGCAGGAGGCGCATTCAAAAGAGGCGTCGTCCAGGGATCAGGCCATGCTGGATGAATTGATCGATACATTTAAGGGGGAGGAGTACTGA
- a CDS encoding YbaB/EbfC family nucleoid-associated protein, translated as MFPKGNMMAGLLQQAKQVQDKIEALQGELAGLRVEGQAGGGMVTAVVNGQQELISVSIDPQMLGEDVELLEDLVVAAVRQATDKSKEESQRRFNAVTGGMMGGLNVPEL; from the coding sequence ATGTTTCCCAAGGGCAATATGATGGCCGGCCTTCTGCAGCAGGCCAAACAGGTTCAGGACAAGATCGAAGCCCTGCAGGGCGAGCTGGCCGGGCTGCGGGTGGAAGGCCAGGCCGGTGGCGGAATGGTGACCGCGGTGGTCAATGGTCAACAGGAGTTGATCAGCGTGAGCATCGACCCCCAAATGCTGGGCGAGGATGTGGAGCTGCTGGAGGACCTCGTGGTGGCTGCGGTGCGCCAAGCTACGGATAAGTCCAAGGAGGAATCCCAGCGGCGGTTCAACGCTGTGACCGGAGGAATGATGGGCGGACTCAACGTGCCGGAGCTCTAA
- the recR gene encoding recombination protein RecR, which yields MEGLPPSLDRIIQELAKFPGIGKKTAQRLGFHLLDSPDQTVEDLADALVNFKQRIHECPRCHFIAERELCEICLDSRRDADTICVVERVLDVLVLERMGEYRGLYHVLGGLISPLEGITAEDLHIHDLLKRLSGVRELIIATHPSMDGDTTALYIDGQVADLPLKVTKLARGVPVGSHLEFTDEATLASAYTSRVEM from the coding sequence TTGGAAGGTCTGCCACCATCACTGGACCGAATTATCCAGGAGCTGGCTAAGTTTCCCGGCATCGGGAAGAAGACGGCTCAGCGCCTGGGGTTTCACCTGCTCGACAGCCCCGATCAGACCGTTGAGGATCTGGCCGACGCTCTGGTGAACTTCAAGCAACGCATCCACGAATGCCCCCGCTGCCACTTCATTGCCGAACGGGAACTGTGCGAAATCTGCCTCGATTCCCGCAGGGATGCAGACACTATTTGTGTCGTGGAGCGGGTGCTCGACGTGCTGGTACTGGAACGCATGGGAGAGTACCGGGGTCTTTATCACGTCCTGGGTGGCCTCATCTCGCCGCTGGAGGGCATCACGGCGGAGGATCTGCATATTCACGATCTGCTCAAGCGGCTGTCCGGTGTTCGGGAACTGATCATTGCTACCCACCCCAGCATGGATGGCGACACCACCGCGCTCTACATTGACGGGCAGGTTGCCGATTTGCCCCTTAAGGTGACCAAGCTGGCCCGGGGCGTGCCGGTGGGCTCACACCTGGAATTCACCGACGAGGCCACCCTTGCGAGTGCTTATACGTCCAGGGTTGAAATGTGA
- the pgsA gene encoding CDP-diacylglycerol--glycerol-3-phosphate 3-phosphatidyltransferase: MIIHLPNILTVMRMLLVPVFIYLLFWGGDHRYLLALVIFITAGVTDIVDGYLARKLKIESTFGKLLDPLADKLLVLSALVSFVTMGLIYAWMVALIVLRDVVVTTIRFLLERSATPMATSNVAKGKTAVQIAIVILILSYLSMQSYQVEWVTDLIDRSKIIPVAMVITMLFTVYTGFDYLVVNRAGLRALARPNSE, translated from the coding sequence GTGATCATCCACCTTCCGAATATTCTCACGGTGATGCGCATGCTTCTGGTGCCGGTTTTTATTTATCTGTTGTTCTGGGGCGGCGATCATAGATACCTGTTGGCTCTGGTGATCTTTATCACTGCGGGTGTCACCGACATAGTCGACGGCTATCTGGCGCGCAAGCTGAAAATTGAGTCGACCTTTGGCAAACTGCTGGATCCCCTGGCAGATAAACTCCTGGTGCTGTCGGCGCTGGTCAGTTTTGTCACCATGGGGTTGATTTACGCCTGGATGGTCGCCCTGATTGTGCTGCGGGATGTGGTGGTCACCACCATCCGGTTCCTGCTCGAGCGCAGCGCCACACCCATGGCCACCAGCAATGTGGCGAAGGGAAAAACCGCCGTACAGATTGCCATCGTCATTCTAATTCTTAGCTATCTCAGCATGCAATCCTATCAGGTTGAATGGGTGACCGACCTCATTGACCGCTCAAAAATTATTCCGGTGGCGATGGTGATCACCATGCTGTTCACCGTTTATACCGGTTTCGATTATCTGGTCGTCAATCGCGCCGGTCTGCGCGCGCTGGCCAGACCCAACTCCGAGTAG
- a CDS encoding phosphatidylglycerophosphatase A — MTNALATVIGTFGFVGYLKPAPGTWGSLAAVLFWWFLAPAQLVPQLGLIVIVTAGGIWAAGRMERLSGGRDPSIVVIDEVVGMWCALLAAQQVVWHYLVAFTLFRVLDIVKPGPIRRLEALPGGWGVMLDDLAAGIVTLGAVLALRLLI; from the coding sequence ATCACCAATGCTTTAGCCACCGTCATCGGGACCTTCGGTTTCGTGGGCTATCTCAAGCCTGCCCCGGGCACCTGGGGCAGCCTGGCCGCCGTACTATTCTGGTGGTTCCTGGCGCCTGCGCAGCTGGTTCCGCAACTTGGACTCATCGTCATTGTGACAGCGGGCGGGATCTGGGCGGCGGGCAGAATGGAGCGGCTCAGCGGCGGGCGTGACCCGTCCATTGTCGTTATCGATGAGGTGGTCGGCATGTGGTGCGCACTCCTGGCGGCCCAGCAAGTCGTGTGGCACTACCTGGTTGCTTTCACCCTGTTCCGGGTGCTTGATATCGTCAAGCCGGGGCCCATTCGACGGTTGGAAGCGCTGCCGGGCGGCTGGGGAGTGATGCTAGACGACTTGGCCGCCGGGATCGTAACACTCGGTGCCGTGTTGGCACTGCGACTGCTGATATGA
- a CDS encoding CinA family nicotinamide mononucleotide deamidase-related protein gives MKAAILTIGDELLDGFKVDTNAAWLGQRLLQRGVTVVSMASVRDEQRAIVDLVSRLDGQADIVIVTGGLGPTPDDVTKAAFCSYFHSDVHFDENYWQVLVDRFRQRGYDIPDNNRSQAEIPTRAKLLSNSVGTAPGLEFDSAGTTFYVLPGVPAEMEAIMREHVLPGLGGGASIPWVTLRTAGMFESALAERLAPLLPEDDSVRVAFLPEYTGLDVRIRGVDNSPAIRQRVGALAEALESELGGVVYGRDDVTMEAAVGTLLSHRKETLAVAESSSGGLVSSRLTDIPGASAYLLGAVVAYSNEAKIAQLGVRPDTLETQGAVSEPIAREMAAGVQSLLGTHWGVATTGIAGPGGGTADKPVGLVFVAVSGPHRTVSREAHLVPDRIAHKAATAQMALNLLRQELLSLE, from the coding sequence ATGAAGGCAGCGATTCTCACCATTGGAGACGAGCTGCTGGATGGATTCAAGGTGGACACTAACGCCGCCTGGCTTGGCCAACGCCTGCTGCAGCGCGGTGTAACTGTGGTGAGCATGGCCTCGGTGCGGGATGAGCAGCGGGCCATAGTGGATCTGGTGAGCCGTCTGGATGGGCAGGCGGACATCGTCATTGTCACGGGAGGATTGGGGCCTACTCCTGACGATGTCACCAAGGCCGCATTCTGCAGCTATTTCCACAGCGATGTGCACTTTGACGAAAACTATTGGCAGGTCCTGGTGGATCGGTTCCGTCAGCGCGGCTACGATATTCCCGACAATAACCGCTCACAGGCCGAAATTCCCACCCGGGCCAAACTATTATCCAACTCGGTGGGAACCGCGCCGGGACTTGAATTTGATTCCGCTGGCACGACTTTTTATGTCCTGCCAGGAGTACCCGCGGAAATGGAAGCCATCATGCGTGAACACGTTTTGCCCGGCCTGGGTGGCGGGGCGAGCATCCCGTGGGTGACGTTACGCACGGCTGGCATGTTCGAGAGCGCACTTGCAGAGCGATTGGCCCCGCTCCTGCCAGAGGACGATTCCGTGCGTGTAGCCTTTTTGCCGGAATACACGGGGCTTGATGTTCGCATTCGGGGCGTCGACAACAGTCCTGCTATCCGGCAGCGCGTCGGAGCGTTAGCCGAGGCCCTGGAATCCGAGCTGGGCGGCGTGGTATATGGCCGCGATGATGTCACCATGGAGGCTGCCGTGGGAACGTTGCTGAGCCACAGGAAAGAAACCTTGGCGGTGGCCGAATCATCATCCGGCGGGCTGGTCTCCTCGCGGCTCACCGATATCCCGGGTGCCTCGGCCTACCTGCTGGGAGCTGTGGTAGCCTACAGCAACGAGGCGAAGATTGCTCAACTTGGGGTCCGTCCGGATACGCTGGAAACCCAAGGCGCGGTAAGTGAGCCCATAGCCCGGGAAATGGCAGCGGGGGTGCAGTCCTTGCTGGGCACCCATTGGGGGGTGGCCACCACGGGCATAGCAGGCCCCGGCGGGGGGACAGCGGATAAGCCGGTGGGGCTGGTCTTCGTGGCGGTGTCCGGTCCCCATCGAACGGTATCACGGGAAGCACACCTGGTGCCGGACCGAATAGCCCACAAAGCGGCCACCGCCCAGATGGCACTCAACCTATTGCGGCAGGAGCTTTTGAGCCTTGAGTGA